GGTGAAACCGAGCGCCGTCAACTCCCGATGTGCCGGTCGGATGTTCGGACACCTGCTCCACGGACAGCAGCCGCAATAGAGGACGACCAACCGATCGCGGGACACTCCCTTCATGCGGTCTCGAAGCGCCTGCAGTCCTGACTCCTGTCCTGCGGCACCGACGTACTCCGACCCCGGAATATGTGCTTCCGCATAGAGCACGTGCGAGCCAACCTGCAGGATCAGCGGTTTCTCGCCTGTGGATGTGCGCAGCATCTGCGCGAGCTCAGCGGGTAGTAGCAGCTGCGCTTGCGGAATGTCGCGCTCCGCGCCCATACAAGGCAGAGACCCGGACGCGAGCAGCACCGCGGCGAGACAAGACCAATGGCCCTTTTCAAAATAAGCCCCCATCCGCATTGAGCTCCTTGAGGCGCACTGGCGAATCGCCCGTTGACGTCGCCCGTAGCATGCTACATCATTCTACTAGGTAATTGAATGTTGCTAGACCGCTCCGTTCACTTTGCCGGCCGATGGGCGGGGTTCCAGGAGGTACGGGCCGATGATACTGCGACAGTTTCTGCACATGGATCCCGTGGCGATCTCCTACCTGTTCGGCTGCGGTGGCAAGGCTAGTGGCGCGGTTGTCGACCCCGTCGGTGACGTCGGCTCCTACCTCGGTGCCGCGCGCGAGACCGGGTTGAAGATCCTCTACGTCATCGACACGCACATTCACGCGGACCATGTCTCGACCGGGCGGCAGCTGGCCGAGGCCGCGGGAGGCGAGTATGTGCTTTTCACCGGGGCGGAAGCCGCGCCGGGGTTTCGGGCGGTGCGCGATCGGGAGCTCTTACCGCTCGGCAACGTGGTTGTCGAAGTCCTCCATACACCGGGTCACACTCCGGAACACGTCTGTCTGCTCGTCACCGATCGCACCAGGAGCGAGGAGCCCTGGTTTGTGCTCACCGGCCATACCCTGATGGTCGGAGACGTGGGCCGTACGGAGCTCGCGGCAACCGCCGAGGAAGGCGCGCGCGCCCTGTTTCGGAGCCTGCAGCGCTTGAGAGCGCTACCCGACTATCTCGAAGCATTTCCCGGTGCGTTTGCCGGGTCCGTGTGTGGAAGGCGGCTGAGCGGCAAGC
This genomic interval from Candidatus Binataceae bacterium contains the following:
- a CDS encoding rhodanese-like domain-containing protein, with protein sequence MGAYFEKGHWSCLAAVLLASGSLPCMGAERDIPQAQLLLPAELAQMLRTSTGEKPLILQVGSHVLYAEAHIPGSEYVGAAGQESGLQALRDRMKGVSRDRLVVLYCGCCPWSRCPNIRPAHRELTALGFTHLKVLYLADDFGTNWVTLGYPIAKGR
- a CDS encoding MBL fold metallo-hydrolase, with the translated sequence MILRQFLHMDPVAISYLFGCGGKASGAVVDPVGDVGSYLGAARETGLKILYVIDTHIHADHVSTGRQLAEAAGGEYVLFTGAEAAPGFRAVRDRELLPLGNVVVEVLHTPGHTPEHVCLLVTDRTRSEEPWFVLTGHTLMVGDVGRTELAATAEEGARALFRSLQRLRALPDYLEAFPGAFAGSVCGRRLSGKPNSTIGFERRHNAAFGIDDETAFVRFMQSDVPPAPPGAAEIRAANAGGGRSAAPNGEPRPPGLEDSRARENAAT